From Acidimicrobiales bacterium, a single genomic window includes:
- a CDS encoding NAD(P)H-hydrate dehydratase has product MIVGLGVDVVDLERFGAVLARRPGVAERLFTDAERAYAEQGRDPVERLAVRFAAKEAALKALGVGIGPAGWHDVEVVRGDAGRPSLVLRGGAAERAEALGVTAVEVTLTHGDLVAAAVVVAERAPDPGRGVPGPGAAAGRPPAPVDLGVGLPTAGGLVPIVTPAEMGAVDAAAPEPVDVLIGRAGGAVARAAISMMGGGYGRRVVILEGKGNNGNDGREAARRLRRLGVRVVELDVAEAPAQLPPADLVVDAAFGTGFRGEFAAPTVDPDTPVLAVDIPSGVDGLTGEPSERVLAATATVTFAALKPGLVVAPGVDLAGQVVVADIGLDVSGATAHLVGGAAVAGWLADTVPAAHKWRSAVWIVAGSPGMSGAAALCAAAAARSGAGYVRLSTPGGLPRGAPVEAVLTDLPGEGWASAVVGDLDRFRALVVGNGLGTAAGTIDEVRRLVAAAAERGLPTVVDADGITALGRDAAGVVGPTTVLTPHDGEFARLAGAPPGPDRVEAARRLASDVGAVVLLKGRATVVAAPDGEVLVSTTGDRRLATAGTGDVLAGVIGALLAQGLPPLRAAAAGAFLHGRAGALGWPRGLVAGDLPGAVPAALAEVTALGT; this is encoded by the coding sequence GTGATCGTCGGCCTCGGCGTCGACGTCGTCGACCTCGAGCGCTTCGGGGCCGTGCTGGCGCGCCGCCCCGGGGTGGCCGAGCGCCTCTTCACCGACGCCGAACGGGCCTACGCCGAACAGGGCCGGGACCCGGTCGAGCGGCTCGCCGTCCGCTTCGCCGCCAAGGAGGCGGCCCTCAAGGCGCTCGGGGTGGGCATCGGTCCGGCCGGGTGGCACGACGTGGAGGTGGTCCGTGGCGACGCCGGTCGACCGTCGCTGGTCCTGCGGGGCGGGGCCGCCGAGCGGGCCGAGGCGCTGGGGGTGACCGCGGTCGAGGTGACGCTCACCCACGGCGATCTCGTCGCCGCGGCGGTTGTCGTCGCTGAGCGGGCACCCGACCCCGGCCGTGGCGTCCCCGGTCCGGGGGCCGCGGCGGGGCGACCCCCCGCGCCGGTCGACCTCGGCGTGGGCCTGCCCACCGCGGGTGGACTGGTCCCGATCGTCACCCCCGCGGAGATGGGGGCCGTCGACGCCGCGGCCCCCGAGCCCGTCGACGTGCTCATCGGTCGGGCGGGGGGGGCGGTGGCGAGGGCGGCGATCTCGATGATGGGCGGCGGCTACGGACGCCGCGTGGTGATCCTCGAGGGGAAGGGCAACAACGGCAACGACGGCCGCGAGGCCGCTCGTCGGTTGCGCCGTCTGGGGGTCCGGGTCGTCGAGCTCGACGTCGCCGAGGCGCCGGCGCAGCTCCCGCCCGCCGACCTCGTCGTCGACGCCGCCTTCGGCACGGGGTTCCGAGGCGAGTTCGCAGCCCCCACCGTCGACCCCGACACCCCCGTCCTCGCCGTCGACATCCCCTCCGGCGTCGACGGGCTCACGGGGGAGCCGAGCGAGCGGGTGCTCGCCGCCACGGCCACGGTGACCTTCGCGGCGTTGAAGCCCGGCCTCGTCGTCGCTCCCGGGGTCGACCTCGCCGGGCAGGTGGTCGTCGCCGACATCGGGCTCGACGTCAGCGGCGCCACCGCCCACCTGGTCGGGGGGGCGGCCGTGGCCGGCTGGCTGGCCGACACGGTCCCCGCGGCGCACAAGTGGCGCAGCGCCGTGTGGATCGTCGCCGGCAGTCCCGGCATGAGCGGCGCCGCCGCCCTGTGCGCAGCGGCCGCCGCCCGCAGCGGCGCCGGCTACGTACGGCTCAGCACCCCGGGCGGCCTGCCGCGGGGAGCCCCGGTGGAGGCGGTGCTCACCGATCTGCCCGGGGAGGGGTGGGCCTCGGCGGTCGTCGGCGACCTCGACCGCTTCCGGGCTCTGGTGGTCGGCAACGGCCTCGGTACGGCGGCGGGCACGATCGACGAGGTGCGCCGGCTGGTGGCCGCGGCCGCCGAGCGGGGGCTGCCGACCGTCGTCGACGCCGACGGGATCACCGCGCTCGGCCGTGACGCGGCGGGTGTCGTCGGGCCGACCACCGTCCTGACCCCCCACGACGGCGAGTTCGCCCGGTTGGCCGGGGCGCCACCGGGCCCGGACCGGGTCGAGGCCGCCCGGCGTCTCGCCTCCGACGTCGGCGCGGTCGTGCTGCTCAAGGGTCGGGCGACGGTGGTGGCTGCCCCGGACGGCGAGGTGCTGGTGAGCACCACGGGCGACCGCCGACTCGCCACCGCCGGTACCGGTGACGTGCTCGCCGGGGTCATCGGCGCCTTGTTGGCCCAGGGCCTCCCACCGCTGCGCGCCGCGGCGGCCGGAGCGTTCCTGCACGGCAGGGCGGGCGCCCTAGGCTGGCCGAGGGGCCTGGTGGCCGGGGACCTCCCGGGTGCCGTGCCCGCCGCCCTCGCCGAGGTCACGGCGCTGGGGACCTGA